Part of the Caulobacter sp. SL161 genome is shown below.
CGATTGCTCGGGTTTCCGGGGCCTGATCATCGAGCAGGCGCTCAAGACCGGCTACGAGGACTGGACGCACTGGCTGCCCTGCGACCGCGCCGTCGCCGTGCCGTGCGATCGCTCGGAGCACTTCACGCCCTACACGCGCTCGACCGCGCACACGGCAGGATGGCAGTGGCGAATCCCGCTGCAGCACCGCACGGGCAATGGCCACGTCTACTCCAGCCAGTACATCGACGACGACGAGGCCGAGCGCGTCCTGCTTGCGAACCTCGACGGCGCCCAGCGCGCCGACCCGCTGCGCATTCGCTTCAAGACCGGGAAGCGCAAGAAGATCTGGAACAAGAACTGCGTCGCGATCGGCCTCGCCAGCGGCTTCCTCGAGCCCCTGGAGTCGACCAGTCTGCACCTGATCCAATCAGCGGTGATCCGCATGGTGCGGCTGCTGCCGGACGCTGGCTTTGATCAGGCGACGATCGACGAGTTCAATCGCCAGAGCGATTTCGAATACGAGCGGATCCGCGACTTCATCATCCTGCACTACAAGGCCACCGAGCGCGACGACAGCCCGTTCTGGCGCTACTGCCGCGACATGGAGATCCCCGCCACGCTGCAGCGGAAAACGGATCTCTTCCGCGCCAACGGCCGCGTGTTCCGAGAGGACGACGAGCTGTTCACCGAAGAGAGCTGGATCCAGGTCTTCCTCGGCCAGGGCGTCATACCGCGCGCCTACGACCCGCTCGTGCGCGTCAAGTCGGACGACGAGATCGCCCGGTTCCTCGGGAACATCGAGACGGTCATCGGCAAGTGCCTGAACGTGATGCCCTCCCATGCCGAGTTCGTCGCGCAGGCCTGTCCGGCGCCGCCGCTCGCGCCTGTTCCCACCTCATAGCCACGCTTATCCGGAGTACCGCCATGACGACCGCCGCCCAGCCATCATCCGCCTTGCGGATCCTGCGCCGGACTACCGCCGCCGTGGCGTTGCTCGCGTTCCTGCCGATGTCGGGCGCGGTCGCGCAGGTCATGCCGACGCAGGACAGCGCGCCCCTGGCCGCTCGGGCGAACGATCCGGCCTGGGTGCGCGCCGACGCGCTCGTCAAGCAGATGACTCTGGATGAGAAGATCACCTATCTGCACGGCCTGTTTCCGCCGATGGCCAAGCCGGCGCCGACGGACATGATCCCGTCGGCCGGCTATGTGCCGGGCGTGCCGCGCCTGAACATCCCGACCCTGCGCGAAAGCGACGCCAGCCTCGGTGTCGCCAACCAGGTGGAGCAGCGCAAGGGCGACGTGGCCACGGCCCTGCCGTCCGGCCTCGCCCTGGCCTCGACCTTCGAGCCGAAGCTGGCCTATGCGGGCGGTGCGATGATCGGCGCCGAGGCGCGCGCCAAGACCTTCAACGTGTTGCTGGCCGGTGGCGTCAACCTGACCCGCGACCCGTGGGCGGGCCGTAACTTCGAGTATCTGGGCGAGGACCCTCTTCTGGCCGGCGAGATGGTCGCCGAGCAGATCAAGGGCGTGCAGTCCAACAAGATCGTCTCGACGATCAAGCACTTCGCGCTGAACGCCCAGGAGACGGGCCGGCACGTGATGGACGCCCAGATCGACGAGGCGGATCTGCGCGAAAGTGACCTCCTGGCCTTCCAGATCGCGATCGAGAAAAGCAACCCCGCCTCGGTCATGTGCGCCTACAACAAGGTCAATGGCGACTGGGCCTGCGAGAACGACTTCCTGCTCAACAAGGTGCTCAAGCGCGACTGGAGCTATCCGGGCTGGGTGATGTCGGACTGGGGCGCGGTGCACAGCACGGTCAAGGCGGCGCTGGCGGGGCTGGACCAGCAGTCGGGCCAGGAGCTCGACACCCAGATCTTCTTTGGCGAAGACCTGAAGGCCGCCGTCGCCAAGGGCGAGGTCAGCCAGGCCCGCGTCGATGACATGGTCCGGCGTATCCTGTACGGTGTGATCAGCTCAGGCCTGATGGACAATCCGATCCCGACGAGCGCCCAGCCGATCGACTACGACGCCCACGCCAAGGTCGCCCAGACAGTGGCCGAGCGTGGTTCTGTGCTGCTGAAGAATGATCGCGGACTGCTGCCGCTGACCAAGAGCGCCAAGAAGATCGTCCTGATCGGGGCCCATGCCGACGTCGGCGTGCTCTCGGGCGGCGGCTCCTCGCAGGTCCGCTCGGTGGGCGGCGCGCCGGTCGAGATCCCGCTGAACGGCGGCGAGGCGGCTTCGTTCGTACGGGTCACCTGGCACGCGTCCTCGCCGCTGCAGGCGATCAAGGCCGCTAACCCCAACGCCGAGGTTACCTACGTCGACGGCAAGGACCCAGCCGCCGCCGCGGCCGCCGCCAAGGACGCCGACGTCGCCATCGTGTTCGCCTGGCACTGGCAGACCGAAGCCCAGGACGCCCCGTCGATCGCGCTGCCCGAGAACCAGGACGCCCTGATCGAGGCGGTGTCAGCGGCCAACAAGAACGCGGTCGTCGTGCTCGAGACCGGCGGTCCAGTGCTGATGCCCTGGCTCCATAAGGTCGGCGCGGTGCTGCAGGCCTGGTACCCGGGCCAGCGCGGCGGCCAGGCCGTCGCGCGCCTGCTGCTTGGCGAGGTCAATCCGTCGGGCCGCCTGGCCATGACCTTCCCCAAGAGCGAGGACCAGGCGCCGCGCGCCAGCGCGCCGGGCTTCGCTGAGCAGGCGGCCATCGACGACGCGCGCCGCGCGGGCCAGAAGGCGGGTCCGATCAAGGGCTTTCCGGTGCGCTACGTCGAAGGCGCGGCGGTCGGCTACCGCTGGTATGCCCAGGAAAAGCGCCAGCCGCTCTATCCGTTCGGCTATGGCCTCTCGTACACCAGCTTCGGCTACAAGAACCTCAAGGTCGAGGACGGCGATGGCCTGAAGGTCAGCTTCGACGTCACCAACACCGGCAAGGTCGCCGGCGCTGACACGCCGCAACTCTATGTCACCTCGGGCCAGCGCAAGGCCATGCTGCGTCTGGCCGGCTTCCAGAAGGTGGATCTGGCGCCCGGCGAGACCAAGCGCGTCACCCTGACGGTGGAGCCGCGTATCATCGCGGACTACGACACCGCCAAGCCGGGCTGGACCATCGCGGCGGGAAGCTATCCGCTCTATGTGGGCCGCAACGCCGGCGAGCCTGTCCTGACCGGCAGCGCGCAGTTGAAGGCTTGGTCGAGGAAGCCCTGATGCGTCTGCGCCTTGTATCCCTGACGGTCGCGGCGCTGGCCGCGACCTCTCCCGTCCTCGCAGCGCCCAAGCTCCGCGCCTGGGTGACGACCGGCGACAAGAGCCAGCTCCTGGCGGCGCAGGCGCCTGTGGCGACCTCGTCCCCCGAGGCGTTGGCCGGACTGCCGGTGATCGCGATCGACACCCAGGAGCGCCACCAGTCGATGGTCGGCTTTGGCGCGTCGATCACCGACGCCTCGGCCTGGCTGATCCAGAACAAGCTCAAGCCCGCTGACCGCGACGCGCTCTTGCGCGAACTGTTCGGCCGGGAGGAGGGCGGTCTGGGCTTTAACTTTACCCGCGTGACCATCGGCGCGTCCGACTTCTCGCTGGACCACTACAGCCTCAACGACACGCCAGGCGACGCGCCGGATCCGGGGCTGGAGCACTTCTCACTGGCGCGTCCTCAGCAGGACGTGTTCCCGACCTTGCGAGCGGCCTTGGAGATCAATCCCGAGCTGAAGGTCATGGCCTCGCCGTGGAGCGCGCCGGCCTGGATGAAGACCACGGGCTCACTGGTCAAAGGCCAGCTCAAGGCCGAGGCCTATCCGGTCTACGCTCGCTTCTTCGCCCGCTACGTCCAGGAAGCCGCGAAAGTCGGCGTGCCGACTGACTATCTCAGCGTCCAGAACGAGCCCGACTTCGAGCCCGAGAACTATCCGGGCATGCGGTGGCTGCCGCAGGATCGCGCGCGGTTCTTCGGCGAGCACCTGGCCCCGGTGTTTGTGCGTGAGAAGATCAAGACCCGCGTGCTCGACTGGGACCACAACTGGGACCAGCCGCAGCAGCCGCTGACGGTTCTGGCCGACCCGAAGGCCCGGGCGTTCCTGACGGGCGTGGCCTGGCACTGCTACGCCGGCGACGTTTCGGCGCAGGACAAGGTGCACGCGGCCTATCCGGACAAGGACGTGTTCTTCACCGAGTGTTCGGGCGGCGAGTGGGCGCCCAAGTTCGACGACAGCTTCTCGTGGATGGTCGAGCAGCTGATCATCGGCTCGACCCGCGGCGGCGCGCGCGGCGTGCTGATGTGGAACCTGGCGCTGGACGAGAAGTTCGGACCGCACGCCGGCGGCTGTGGCGACTGTCGCGGGGTGGTTTCGATCGACAGCCAGACCGGCGCGGTGACCCGCACACAGGAATACTACGCCTTCGGCCACGCCAGCCGCTTCGTGAAGCCCGGCGCGGTGCGGATCGGATCGCCGGCGAAGGTCGAGGGGCTGCGGACGGTGGCGTTCCAGAACCCCGACGGACAGCGCGTGCTGATCGTGCTGAACGTTTCGACCGCTGCGGTCGACTTCGCAATTGCGTCGCCCGGAGCGCGCTTCAAAGCGTCCTTGCCCGCCAGATCGGCGGGCACCTTCGTCTGGTAGGAGCCGGCCGTCGCGCTTCGGTGCGATCACGCCGGTTGTCCTGGCGGATCGCCCCGCCTCCCTCGTGTCGGCGGTTAAACCGGCCAAGCGACCAAGGCCGGTTCTGCGGGGCCGCTAGTCCCCCCGCAGAACCGGCGCTGGCCTTTGCGCGAGGGCGAGGCTCGCGGCGATCAGGCCGCCCAGGGTCGCCAGGCCCGTCGCGCCCGCCAGCAGGGCCAGCACGCCGCTCCAGTCGACGCTCCAGGTGGCCTCGAAGACCTTGACCACCACCGGCCAGGCGGCGGCGAAGCCGAAGAGCACGCCGGCCGCCCCGGCGATCAGACCCACCGCGCCGTACTCGATCACATAGGCCAAGAGGATCTGGCCCCGCGTGGCGCCCAGCACCTTCAGGGTCGCGGCTTCCCGCGCCCGCGCTCGGGCGCCGGCCGCGATGGCGCCGGCCAGCACCAGGAGGCCCGCCAGACCCGCCACCGCCGCCGCGCCGCGAACAGCCAGGGCCAGCCGGTCGAAGAGGGCGGCGGCCGACTCCAACTGCTCGCGCACGCTGATCACGTTGACCGTCGGCAAGGTCTGGCCAAGCTTGCGGGTGAGGGCGGCTTCCTGGGCCTTGTCCATACGCGCGATCGCCACGCTGCGAAGCTCGGCCCCTTCCAGCGTCGCCGGATTGAGGATCAGGTTGAAGTTGGGTCCGAAGCCGCCGAACTCGATCGTCCGCAGGACCGTGATCCGCGCCTCGATCTCCTGGCCCAGAACCAGCAGGGTGACCGTGTCGCCAAGCTTGAGTCCGGCGGCTTCAGCGATCTCGGCGCTCATGGCCAGCTTGGGCGGACCGGCGTCGTTCTCCGCCCACCAACGCCCGGCGACGACGCCGGCGTTCTTCGGCTCCTTGCCCAGGGTCGACAGGCTGATGTCGTTGTCGAACGCCCATCGCGCCGAGGGCTTGACGCTCTTCGGATCGATCGGCTTGCCCTTGACCGCGATGATGCGGCCCGTGACGAACGGCATGCGCAGATAGGTGTCCTCGGTCAGCGGCCCCATGACCGAGGCCGCCGTCGCGTCGAAGGTCGCGGCCTGGTCGGCCGGAATCTCGGTGAACACCATGGCCGGCGCGGTGCGGGGGGCCACGTCGCTGACCTGGGCAAGGAGCGCCGACTGGATCAGCACCACGCACGCCAGGAGCGCGACGCCCAGACCGATCGCCGGGCTGGCCGTTCGCGCCGCCGAGCGAGGCCCCGCGAGGTTGGCGAGGCCCAGCTTGGCGGGGCCTCGGGTGAGACCGCGCGCCTTGCCGGCCGCCCAGGCGGCGGACCGGCCCAGCGCGGCGAGGAGGCCAAACGACACCGCCACCCCGGCGATCATGATCGCGGCGGCCAGCGGGGTCGGGGCGGTGGCGACCGCCAGCGCGGCCAGGCCCACGCCGGCCAGCGCCGCGCCGACCGTCTCGACGCCGAACGGAAGCCGACCTTTGGGCGCGCGCCGGAACAGGGCCGACGGCGGCGTCGTCCGCGCTCGCGCTAGGGGCAGCAACGAGAACGCCGCCGCAGCCAGCAGGCCAAAGAGCGCGGCCTTGGCCAGGGGCAGGGGATAGACCTTGAACAGCGCCGGCACCGGCAAACTGGAGCCCGCGAGCTGCCCCAGGATCAGGGGCGCGGCGCCGCCGACGACGAGGCCGATCGCGATCCCCAGCAGGGCCAGGACCGCGATCTGGATCAGGTGCAGATCGCGGATCAGGCCGCTCTGCGCGCCCAGAGCCTTCAACACGGCGATCGCCGGCTCTCGCGCAGACAGATAGGCCGAAACCGCGCCCGCCACGCCGAGGCCGCCGGCGACCAGCGACGCCAGGCCGATGAAGCCCAGAAAATACTCCAGCTGGTCGATCAGCCGGCGCGCGCCCGGCGCAGCGTCCAGACGGTCGCGCACCCGCATCCGCGAGTCCGGAAGCGAGGCCTGCACGGCCTTACCGATTGCGCGGGGATCCTGGTTGGGCGAAAGCGCCACGCGCACCGTCCGACTAGTCAGGCCGCCCGGCGCCAGGAGGCCGGATCGCTCCAGCACCTCGCCCCGGACAAGGACACGGGGCGCGATGGCGAAGCCGCGTGACAGGCCGTCGGGCTCACCGGTCAACCGCGCGCCCACGACCAGTGTCATGGGGCCGGCCTCGAACCGGTCGCCGATCTTCAGGTTCAGGCGATCCAGGAGCGCCGGCTCCACCGCCGCGCCCGGCAGGCCGTTGCGATCGGCCAGGGCGGCTTGCAGGTTCGGCGCGCCTTCCAGCGTCACGGCGCCGGCGAGCGGAAACTGTCCGTCCACGCCGCGCAGATTGACCAGTCGCCGCTCACCGCTGGGGGCCTGGGCCATGGCGCGGGCCGTGGCGGCGTAGGTGGTCACGCCCAGCTTGTCGAACGCCTCGCGCTCCTTGGGGGTGAAATCACGGTTTTCGATCGAGAACGACAGGTCGCCGCCCAGGATCTCACGCGCCTGGCTGGCCAGGCCCTGGCGGAAGGCTTCAGCCGTCGAGCCGGCCGCCGCGATCGCCGCGACGCCCAGCGCCAGGCAGGCCAGGAAGATGCGGAAACCGCGCACGCCCGAGCGCAGTTCGCGGGCGGCGAGACGGAAGGCGAGGGGCGTGCGGCTCACGAGACGATCCGTCCATCGGCCATCCGCACGATCCGGTCGGCCCGGGTGGCCAGCACGGGGTCGTGGGTCACCATCACCATCGCCGCGCCGACCTCGGTCACGAGGTTGAACATCAGATCCGCCACCGAAGTCGCCGTGGCTCCGTCGAGATTGCCCGTGGGCTCGTCGGCGAACAGCAGGGCGGGGCGAGCGGCCAGGGCGCGGGCCAGGGCCACGCGCTGCTGCTCGCCGCCCGACAGCTGGTGCGGGTAATGGGTGAGGCGCCCCGCCAAGCCGACACGGCCCAGCCAGTCGCGCGCCGTCGTCATGGCGTCGCGCGCGCCGTCGATCTCGAGCGGCGTTGCGACGTTCTCTTCGGCGGTCATGTTGGGTAGCAGGTGAAAGGACTGGAACACCAGCGCCGCGCGACCGCGTCGCAGGCGCGCGCGGCCATCCTCGTTCAGCTTGGCCAAATCCTGGCCAAACAAACGCACCTGACCCGACGTGGGTTCTTCCAGGCCCGCGCCGACCGCGATCAGCGACGACTTGCCCGAGCCCGAGGGGCCGACGATCGCCACCCGCTCGCCGGGATTCACGACCAGATCGACGCCGCGCAGGATGTTTACGGGACCGGCGGAGGAGGGCAGGGTCAGGGCGACGGCGTCGAGGACCAGGGGCGCGGCGGGCTTAACGTCGTCAGACATGGGTTTTCCTGCAAGGCCGGTCCTTGTTTGGCCGGCAGCTAGACTACATAGGAAAGCATGAGCCAGACCGCACAACGTTTTCCCAATCGTCGTCGTTTTTTGCTGGGGATCGGCCTGCTGAGCCAGATCGCCGCCGCGCCGAAGCCGGTGGTGATCACCGTGTTGGGCGACTCCATCACCGCCGGTCTCGGATTGCCCGCGCGCGAGGCCATGCCCGCGCAGTTGGAGTCAGCACTGGGGCGGCGTGGGATCTCAGCGGTCGTAAGGCCCGCCGGCGTCTCGGGCGACACAAGCGGCGGCGGTTTGGCCCGGCTTGGCTTCAGCGTCTCGAAGGATACACAACTCTGCGTGGTGGCGCTCGGCGGCAACGATCTGCTGCAGGGCGTCGATCCGGCTCAGACCAAGGCGAACCTTCGTGGCGTGCTGCAGAAGCTCAAGGCCCGGAACGTCCGTGCGGTGCTGGTCGGCGTGGCCGCGCCAGCCAGGATCGGCGCCAGCTATGCGCGCGACTTCAACGCCATTTATCCGAGCCTCGCCAAGGAGTTCGGCGTGCCGCTTTACGCGAATATCCTCGCGGGCGTCGTCGGCAATCCGGCGTTGATGCAGCGCGACGGAATTCATCCCAACGCTCAGGGCGCCAAAAAGATCGGCGAGGCGCTGGCCGCTGTCGTCGCCAAGGCGGTGAGTTAGGGGCCGCGGGCCACGCATCTTCACCGTCGCGCATCCATATATCGTCTAAGATATATTATCGGAAACAATCGCATGTTTGTCAGTGTTGCAGATTGCTGCTGTGGCGGATCCTCGTACGCTCAAACGAACGCGAAACGGACGAGGCACAGCGCGCACCAAGATCGTGACGCTAAATGGAAATCGCGTCGGCGTATGCGTCCCGGAAACAAGACCTTGGCGAAGGCGCATTTTCGCCCATGTGATCTTGGCTACCGCCGCCAAAGGCCTGTGAACCGCGGCAGGCGTCGGCGCTACAGCGCATGGATCTCTCGACGATGGGTGTCCGATGATCCTCCGCGCGCCTGATTTCGATCGCGCCTTCCACCAGCGCCACCTGACCGGCTTCGAGCATCCCGTCGACGCTGTTCCCGAGGCTGAGTGGCGGATCTCGAGGCTATGACGCGTGAGCTCCCGGGGCTCCAGCAGCACCAAGCCCCCCTACTCCTGAGCGTCGCGCCCTGATCGACGCGCCAAGCTGCAACCAACAACAGCGCTCTCATCCCAACGGAAACTCTATGACAGATCCAGATACGCTCAGCGCCCTCATCGATGTCATCCAACGCTTCGTCGCCGAGCGCCTTCGTCCCATCGAAGGGCTCGTGTCTGAAACGGACGAGGTGCCTGGATCCATCATCGAAGAGATGAAGCAGCTTGGTCTGTTTGGGTTATCGATCCCCGAAAGCTATGGCGGCTTGGGGCTAAGCCTTGAGGAAGAAGCTCGCGTCATAGTAGCGTTCTGCCACGCCGCCCCCGCTTTCCGCTCGACCTTTGGCACCAATGTCGGCATCGGCAGCCAAGGCCTGGTGATGTTCGGCGACGAAGCTCAGAAGGCGCGCTGGCTGCCGTCAATCGCCTCCGGTGAGACCATCACCGCCTTCGCCCTGACCGAAGCCGAAGCCGGATCGGACAGCGCCTCGGTGCAGACCCGCGCCGTGCGCGACGGTGACCACTATGTTCTGAACGGGGTGAAGCGCTACATCACCAACGCCGGCCGGGCCAACCTGTTCACGGTGATGGCGCGCACCGACCCGAACTCCAAAGGCGGCGCCGGGGTGTCGGCCTTCCTGGTTCCCGCCGACCTGCCGGGTCTGAGCGTGGGCAAACCCGAGAAGAAGATGGGGCAGCAAGGCGCCCACATTCACGACGTCATCTTCGAGGATGTCCGCGTGCCGATCGAGAACCGCCTGGGCGCCGAAGGCGAGGGCTTTACACTGGCGATGCGCGTGCTGGATCGCGGCCGGGTTCATATCTCGGCAGTCTGCGTGGGCGTGGCCGAGCGACTGATCGCCGACTGCGTGGCCTATGCCAGCGAGCGCAAGCAGTTCGGCCAGCCGATCGCCAACTTCCAGCTGATCCAGGCCATGATCGCCGACAGCAAGACCGAGGCGCTGGCCGCCAAAGCCCTGGTATTCGACACCGCCCGCAAGCGCGACGCCGGCGCCAATGTCACGCTGGAGGCCGCCGCCACCAAGCTGTTCGCCTCAGAGATGGTCGGCCGGGTCGCTGACCGGGCGGTGCAGGTGTTCGGCGGCGCGGGCTATGTCGCCGACTATGGGATCGAGCGCCTGTATCGCGACGTCCGCATCTTCCGGATCTACGAAGGCGCCAGCCAGATCCAGCAACTGATCATCGCGCGCGAGACCCTCAAGCGCGGCGGCTAGAGCAAGAGAGGGCGGCGCTGCAGATCTGCAGCGCCGCCCTCCCCTATCTCGACTTGTGTAAGGCGCTATCCGACCAGCGCCGGGCTTTTTGCGGCCGATTTCGCGGCGACCGTCTCAAACACGAAATCCTTGTAGCCGTTCTCAGCAGCCAGGCGACACGCCTCGGAATAACGCTGAAACCCGCCAGTATACATGCTCAAGCCGCGCGGCTTGCCACTGATGTTGCCGCCCACGTACCAGGTGTTGGCCTTGGAGACGAGCGTGAGCTCAGCCAGACCGTAGACCGTGTTCATCCAGGCCTCTTCGGCCGCTTCGGTTGGCTCGATCGTCGCCAGACCTTGCGTGCGCATGTGGGTGATCGCGTCAGCGATCCAGTCGATGTTCTGCTGGTCCAGGGTGATGATATTGGCCAGGGCGGCCGGGCCATTGGGGCCGCAGACCAGGAACAGGTTCGGGAACGAGGTGATCATCAGGCCCAGATGCGACCTGGCCCCGTCGCGCCACTTGTCGCGCAGCTGCAGGCCGCCGCGTCCCACCACGTCGAAGTTCAGCAGCGCCCCGGTCAGGCCGTCATAGCCGGTGGCGAAGATCAGCACATCCAGCTCGACCTCGCCCGTGTCGGTCAGCAGGCCCGCCGGGGTGATCTTGACGATCGGGCTTTCCAGGCAATCGTGCAGTTTGACGTGCGGCAGGTTGAAGGTCTCGTAGTAGTGCGTGTCCAGGCACGGACGGCGGGCGAAGATCGGATAGCCGCGCGGCTTGAGCTTCTCGGCGGTCACGGGATCGGTGACGACCTCACTGATCTTGCTGCGCACGAACTCGGCGACCTGCTCATTGGCCTCGGGATTGACCAGAAGATCCGAGAAGGTGCCGAGGAACGCCAGACCGCCCCTCGCCCAGGAGTCCTCCATCAAGGCGCGGCGCTGCTCGGGCGTGACGCTGAAAAACGGGCGGGTCGACTGGGGCCGCACACCGCCCAGCGGGCTGTTGCGCGCCACCTGACGAATGCCGGCGTAGTTGCGCTTGAGCTCCGCCACATAGTCCGGCTCGAGCGTCACATTGCGCATGGGCAGGGTGAAGCTGGGCGTGCGTTGGAACACCGTCAGGGTCCCGGCGGTCTTGGCGACCTCAGGCACGATCTGGATGCCGGTCGAGCCGGTGCCCACCAGACCGACACGCTTGCCCTCGAAGCTGACCGGCGTATGCGGCCACTTGGCGGCCAGCAGGATCTGACCCTTAAAGTCCTCGACGCCGTCGAACGGTACGCCTTTGGGGATCGACAGCGGGCCCGAGGCCATCACGCAATAGGTCGCCTCGAAGACGCGGCCATCGTCGACGGTGACGCGCCAGACATTGGCCGCCTCGTCATAGGCTGCGCCCGTGACCCAGGTCTTGAAGCTGAAGTGGCGACGCAGATCCAGGCGATCAGCGACGAAATTGGCATAGGCCAGGATCTCGGTCTGAGCGGCGAACTGCTCGCTCCAGGTCCATTCCTGCTCGATCTCGGGCGAGAACGAATAGCAGTAGTCCAGACTCATCAGGTCGCAACGCGCGCCCGGGTAGCGGTTCCAGTACCAGACGCCGCCGACGTCACCGCCGGCCTCGAAGCCCTGGACGCTCAGGCCCATGCTGCTCAGCTTGTGAACGGCGTACATGCCGCCAAAGCCGGCGCCGATGACGAGCGCGTCGATCCGGGTCGGTTGTTGGCTTGCGGTCGTTTGCTGCGACACGGTCATGGCGATCTCCCTTGGGAACAGGGCTTTTGTCGCGGCGCCCCCCTCCCCTTCGCCAGATGTGGCCGCATTAGAGCGCGAACATCACGGATGTGTCTGTTGGTGGTCGCCCTGCCGCGCTCTTGATCGAATCCCCCCGACCGTCGAAGGGCTGAGCGTGGCGCCCCCAGGCCTTGGCCGGGATGCTGCGGGGAGAGACAGATGACCGACCAGAACGCCTCCACGGCACCCGAAAACGCTTCACCATCACGCCTGATGCGCTTCGAGGCGACGCCGGGGTCGTCGCGCCAGACCCTGATCGCCGACCGACGTCTGTGCGTCGGGCCTCCCGGCAATGTCTTCGTCTTTGGCGGCGTGCTCTTCGGCTCGGCCCTCGCGGCCCTGGAGGATCATCTCCAACGCCCGGTCGTCTGGTCGACGATCCAGTTCCTGGGTCCCGTCCGCGCCGAGGAGACACTCGAGCTGAGCATCGAGGTTCCAGGACCCGGACGAACGATCTCCCAAGCGCGCGTGATCGGTCGGGTGGAGGATCGCGAGATCTTCCTGGCCACGGCGGCCCTGGGCGTCCGTGACGAGCCGCTCGACCATGCCTGGGACCAAGCCCCAGATATTCCCCCGCCTGAGGCCTGCGAAACCGCGAAACTGTGGCCGCATGGTCAGGAGCCCGGCACGCTGCTTGAAACCCTGGAGATGCGCATCCCGCCCGGCCCTTTCGCCGAAACCGAGCCCACCGGAAAGCTGGCCGACAGCGGCCGGACGGTGTTCTGGGTGCGGGCGCGTCAAGACCTGCCGATGGACATCAGCGTCCTGGCGCTGTTTGGCGACTTCACCCCCTACGCCCTGAGCAAGGCGCTGGGCGGCGGCCTGGGCGGCGTCAGCCTGGACAACACGCTTCGGGTGCTGCGACGGGTCGAGACCGACTGGATCCTGTGCGACGCGCGGATTCAGGGCATCCGCTCAGGCTTCGCCCACGGCGACATCCGCCTGTTCGCCCGAACCGGCGAACTGATGGCGATCGGCGGCCAGTCGATGAACGCCTGGCCGCCACGCGCTAAGGCCTGAACCTCAGGCCGTCTCGGCCGCCAAGGCTATGGCGGTGCGATAGTCGGCCTTGCCGCTCTCGTGCCTTGGCACGGTGTCGACCAGGATGAACCGCTTGGGATGCTTGTAGGCCGACAGCGTCTGGGCCAGGCCCGCCCGAACGCGCGCCTCGTCGAACACGCCGTCGGCTTTCAGGATCGCCACGACGATCTTGCCCCACTTGTCGTCAGGCTGACCGACCACCAGCACGTCCGCCACGCCCGGCTGCAGCTTCAGCGCCTCCTCGACCTCCTCGGGGAAGACCTTCTCGCCGCCGGTGTTGATCGACAGGTTGCCACGGCCGATCAGGGTGAACTGATTGGGCGGCATCCAGCGGGCGAAGTCGCCGGGCACGGCGTAGCGCACGCCGTCGATGACCCGATAGGTGGCCGTCGTCTTCTCCGGGTCGCCGAAGTAGCCGTTGGCCATCGCGCCGCTGCGGGCGATGAAGCCCTCGGACGGACGGTCCTTCGGCATCACTGCGCCGGTATCCGGGTCGATCAGAACAGTCAGGGGCGCGGCGTCGAACACGCCGGTCTCCGGGATCTTGCCCGCCTTGGCCACCGAGTAGCCCAGGCCCGAGGCTTCCGATGCGCCCA
Proteins encoded:
- a CDS encoding acyl-CoA thioesterase translates to MTDQNASTAPENASPSRLMRFEATPGSSRQTLIADRRLCVGPPGNVFVFGGVLFGSALAALEDHLQRPVVWSTIQFLGPVRAEETLELSIEVPGPGRTISQARVIGRVEDREIFLATAALGVRDEPLDHAWDQAPDIPPPEACETAKLWPHGQEPGTLLETLEMRIPPGPFAETEPTGKLADSGRTVFWVRARQDLPMDISVLALFGDFTPYALSKALGGGLGGVSLDNTLRVLRRVETDWILCDARIQGIRSGFAHGDIRLFARTGELMAIGGQSMNAWPPRAKA